DNA sequence from the Candidatus Methylomirabilota bacterium genome:
GCGGCAAGATCAGCAAGGCGAGCATCGGCATCACGGGCGCCGGCACCAAGGCGACCCGCGCCAAGGGCGTCGAAGCCGCCATAGCCGGCAAGGCCGCCGATGCGGCCTCGATCCAGGCGGCGGCTTCGAGCGCGGCAGACGGCGTGGACGTCCAGGCTGATCTCCAGGGCTCCGTCGAGTACAAGCAGCACCTGTTGAGAGTCTTCGCCAAGCGTGCCATGGAGGCGGCGGCCGCCAAGAAGTGATCCGGGTCGAGTCCATCACGCCCCGCGGATTCACGTCCGCGGGGCGAGTGTTTTTGGGGCGGCGGTGACGGCTGCGATCATTCTTGCAGCGGGGTTGTCCCGCCGGATGGGCCGCCCCAAGCTGCTGCTGGAGCTCGTGGGCAGGCCCATCATCCGGCATGCCGTCGAGCGCGTGATCTCGGCGGGCATCCGCCACGTGCTTGTCGTCGCCCCGCCGGAACACGAGGCGCTGGCGCGGGCGCTCGACGGGTTGGAGGTGCGCTTCGCGGTCAATCCGACCCCCGAGGCGGGGCAGGGCTCCTCCGTGAGCGTCGGCGTGCGCGCGCTGCCTGTGGGGACCACAGCCGTTCTCATCGCCCTGGGCGACCAGCCGGGCGTCCCCGCTGAGGTCATCCCGGCGTTGCTTGGAGCGTTGAAGACGCCTGGGAAGACCATCGCCGCACCCCGGTATGCCGACGGCCTGGGCAACCCCGTCCTGTTCGCCGCGTCGGTCTTCCCCGAGCTGCTGGTGCTCCCCGGCGATCGTGGAGCGCGCGCCGTCGTCCTACGGGACCCGTCACGGCTGGCCCAGGTCGACATCGGCTCTCCCATGCCCAGGGACATCGACACGCCGGAGGACTACGAGAGCCTGAGCCCCCCTGAGAATCCGCGGTAAACTGAGAGGACTATGAGAGCCGAGATCAAGAAGATCCACGAGATGATGGAGTCCGCCGACTACGTCACGGACCCGGCCATCGCCACGTCCGTCCACCTGGCGATGACCCTCAAGAAGCCGCTCCTCATCGAGGGGCACGCCGGGGTGGGCAAGACCGAGGTCGCCAAGGTCATGGCGAGGATGCTCGGGACCAACCTGATCCGCCTCCAGTGCTACGAGGGGCTCGACGCCGCCCAGGCGCTGTACGAATGGAACTATCCCAAGCAGCTCCTGCACATCAAGCTCGAGGAGAGCACGGCGCACACGATGTCGGAGAAGGAGGCGGCCATCTTCTCGCCGCCCTTTCTGATCAGGCGGCCGCTGCTGCAGGCCATCAGCGCGACAGGAGCACCTCCGGTTCTCCTGATAGACGAGATCGACCGGGCCGACGAGGAATTCGAGGCCTTTCTCCTCGAGGTGCTCTCCGAGTTCCAGGTGACGATCCCGGAAATCGGCACGATCAAGGCGACCCAGCCGCCCTACGTCATCCTCACGTCGAACCGCGTCCGCGAGCTGTCGGACGCGCTGCGCCGCCGCTGTCTGTACCTCTGGATCGACTTCCCCGGCTTCGACAAGGAAGTGCGAATCGTCACGCGCAAAGTCCCCGGCGTCAACGAGCGCCTGGCGCGGGAGATCTCGCGCTTCATGGAGACGGTCCGGACCATCCGGCTGGCCAAGGCGCCGGGCGTCGCTGAGACGCTCGACTGGGCCCAGGCGCTCTCGTCGCTGCACGCCGACCACCTCGACGAGGAGCTGGTGACCGAAACGCTCGGCTGCGTCGTCAAGGACGCGGACGACGTCAAGCGTCTCAGGCGGGAGCTCGCCACGGGCGGTATCGGGCGCTTCGTCGCCGCCCAGAGCTGAATCAATGGGGGCGCCCCGGGACCTCACGCGCGCCACGCTGGCCTTCGGCGCCATGCTGCGCGCTTCCGGGCTGCCGGTGACCACGTCGGCCGTCATGGACGCCGTCCGCGCCCTCGAGGCCGTGGACCTGATGGACCGCGCCGAGGTCTACCTTGCGCTTCGAACGGTCCTCATGAGCCGCATGGAGGAACAGCCCGCCTTCGACCGCTGCTTCGAGGCCTTCTGGAGGTTTCACGCGGAAGACGGGCAAGGCCTCGACGGCTTGGTCGCCGCCGTCCAACCTTTCCGGCAAGAGGAGGAGCTGGATTCCGGCGCTATCGAGGCCGCGCGGGAGAAGCAGGCGCAGGTGGCCCTCGACGACTGGGACGAGGGCGAGGCCGCTGACGACCCGCCGGTCGAGGTGCCCGGTCTTTCCGACCGCGAGGCGCTGATGGATCAGGACTTCTCGACCTTCCCCGCCGAGCAGCTCGACGAGGTCGCCCGACTGACCGTGCAGATCGCCAGGCGGCTCGCGCGCCGGGTGAGTCGGCGGCGCAAGCCCACGCGGCGGGGGGGTGTTATCGACCTGCGGCGCAGCATGAGGGCCAACCTGATGAAAGGCGAGATCATCGAGCTGCGGCGCCGCGCCCGGCGACGCCGCAAGGTGCGCCTCGTGCTGCTCTGCGACGTCTCGGGCTCCATGGATCTCTACAGCCGCTTCCTGCTCCAGTTCCTCTACGCGTTGCAAAACGTCTTCGGGCGGGTGGAGACCTTTACCTTCGCGACGCGGCTGACCCGCGTCTCCGATCTCCTCCGCGGCCCGTCCTACAAGGGAGCGCTCCGGCGCCTCACGGAAGTGCGTGACTGGTCCGGGGGCACGCGGATCGGCGAATCCATCCGGGAGTTCAACCAGACATGGGGCCGCTTCGTGGACCGGCGCACCATCGTGCTGGTCCTCTCCGACGGCTGGGACACCGGCGAGCCCGACGTCCTGGCGGAGGAGATGTTGACCCTCAAGCGTCGCGCCGCCCGGGTCATCTGGCTCAACCCGCTGCTCGGCAATCCATCCTACGAGCCCCTGACGCGCGGCATGGCCGCTGCGCTCCCGCTGGTCGACCACTTCGCCGCCGCGCACAACCTCTCGAGCCTCCGAGAGCTCGCCGCCCACCTGAGGGTGCGATGAGCGAATTGTTCGACCATCTGGACAGACTGAAGAGCGCCGAAGGCAAGGTGGCGTTGGCGACGCTGGTCAACACGCGGGGGACGACGCCGCGCAAGGAAGGCGCCAAGATGCTCGTGGGCGAAGGCGGCCGCGTGCTCGGCTCGGTCACCATCGGCGGCTGTGTGGACGCCCAGGTCATCGAGGAATCCGCCTCGGTGATCGCGGCCCACGCGCCGAGGCTCCTCGAGCTCAACCTGGGCGACGAGGAGGCGTGGGAGATCGGGCTCACCTGCGGCGGGACCATCGAGGTTTTCGTGGAGCCGGTTAATCTCCAGGAGCCGGGGGGCGAGACGCTCAGGCTCTACGAGCGACTCCGGAAGCACGCCGAAGCCGGCGGCCGGTCCGCCTTGCTGACCAGGCTCGACGCCCCCAACAACGGCGCGAAGCTCCTCCTGCTGGACACGGGGGAGCGCGACGGTAGCCTGGGCGCGGCAGGCCTCGACGAGCGCGCGGCGGGGGAGGCTCAGGGGCCGATCCAGTCGGGCAAGTCTTCGACGTTGACCGTCGATGGCACGCGCGTCTTCGCGGAGGTCTTCGCGCCGCCGTCCATCATGCTGATCGTGGGAGCCGGTCACGTATCCATGCCGCTCTGCTCGCTCGCGCGCATTCTCGGCTTCAAGACCGTCGTCGTGGACGGGCGGCCGCGCTTCGCCTCGCGCGAGCGCTTCCCCGACGTGGACGAGCTCAAGGTCGGCATCCCGTCCGAGCTCATCCGGGCCATTCCCCTGATACCGTCAACGGCGCTGGTCCTCGTCGCGCACGACTACAAGTACGATCTGCCGGTGCTCCGTCACGCGCTCGAGACGCCGGTGGGCTACATCGGGCTCCTGGGATCGAGCCGGCGAGGCAAGGCGATACTCGACCTCTTGCGAGAAGATGGCCTGAGCGAGGACGCCCTCGGCAGGGTGCGGGTGCCGATCGGCCTCGATCTCGGGGCGCAGACGGCGCCGGAGATCGCGCTGGCTGTGCTGGCCGAGGTGCTGGCCGTCCAGCGCGGCGCCAGCTGCCTGCCGATCAGCGAAAAGGTTCGGCGAGGACTTAAATGAGGGGCGGGGACTGAAGACGTGAAGGCGATCAGAATTTTACGCGACAACGCGGCGGCGGCCGCGCTCGAAGGCCGGGTCATCTGCCATGACGTGCGCGATGGGCACGGAAAGATCGCGGTGGAGAAGGGGCAGGTCCTTGACGCGGGCGCGGCCGCGCGACTGCTGACGCAGTCCTGGCGCGAGCTCCACCTGCTCGAGCTCGAGCCGGGCGACATCCACGAGGAGCCGGCCGGCGCGCGCCTCTCTCAAGCCGCTGCCGGAGAGGGAGTGGAGGTACGGGGCTACGGTGGTGGGCAGTGGACCCTGGCTGCGACCCGCCGCGGGCTGCTGCACGTGCGCGTGGAGGCGCTGGCCGAGGTCAATGCCCAGGAGGGGATGGCCGTCTACACGCTCTACGATCTTCAGCCCGTCGAGGCGGGCGAGGCCGTGGCGCGGGCTAAGATCGTTCCGCTCGCGATCGGCGAGGCCCAGGTGAAGCGGGCCGAGGAGCGCGCCTGGGCCGCGGCTGGGCTCGTCACCGTCAAGACCTTCACGCCCCGCCGTATTGGCGCGCTGACGCGCGCGAGCCTGCCGGTCCAGCAGCGCGCCCGGTTCGAGGCCGCTCTCGGCGAGAAGGTGGACTGGTTCGGCTCAAGTCTATTGCCCGTCCATTACTGCGCCGACGAGGCTCGCGCTGTCGCAGATGGGCTCGGGGCCCTCGCCGGCCTCGGCGCTGAGCTCGTCATCGCCGCGGGCGCCGCCTCGCTCGACCCGCTTGACGCGATCTTCGAGGGGCTCAAGCTCGCGGGTGGTCGTATGGTCCGCCATGGAACGCCGGCCCACCCGGGCAGCCTCCTGTGGCTGGCGCGGTGGCGCGAGCGCCCCGTCCTCGGCATGCCGGCCTGCGGGATGTTTTCCCAGGCGACGTCTTTCGATCTCGTCCTGCCCAGGATCCTGGCCGGCGAGACGGTGGACCATGCCGACCTGGCCGCGATCGGTCACGGGGGGCTCCTGTCGCGCGACAGCGCGTGGCGCTTCCCGCCGTACCGGAAGAGCGCCGCGCGCGGCGAGCTGCCCGAGTAGCGGCCAGAGTAGCTGAATGATCTACAGCAGCGTCATCCGCGAGAGGTTCCGGCGGCCCCGGTTTCGGGGCGAGCTGTCCCGGCCGGACCTCGCCTT
Encoded proteins:
- a CDS encoding nucleotidyltransferase family protein produces the protein MTAAIILAAGLSRRMGRPKLLLELVGRPIIRHAVERVISAGIRHVLVVAPPEHEALARALDGLEVRFAVNPTPEAGQGSSVSVGVRALPVGTTAVLIALGDQPGVPAEVIPALLGALKTPGKTIAAPRYADGLGNPVLFAASVFPELLVLPGDRGARAVVLRDPSRLAQVDIGSPMPRDIDTPEDYESLSPPENPR
- a CDS encoding MoxR family ATPase, which translates into the protein MRAEIKKIHEMMESADYVTDPAIATSVHLAMTLKKPLLIEGHAGVGKTEVAKVMARMLGTNLIRLQCYEGLDAAQALYEWNYPKQLLHIKLEESTAHTMSEKEAAIFSPPFLIRRPLLQAISATGAPPVLLIDEIDRADEEFEAFLLEVLSEFQVTIPEIGTIKATQPPYVILTSNRVRELSDALRRRCLYLWIDFPGFDKEVRIVTRKVPGVNERLAREISRFMETVRTIRLAKAPGVAETLDWAQALSSLHADHLDEELVTETLGCVVKDADDVKRLRRELATGGIGRFVAAQS
- a CDS encoding VWA domain-containing protein; translated protein: MGAPRDLTRATLAFGAMLRASGLPVTTSAVMDAVRALEAVDLMDRAEVYLALRTVLMSRMEEQPAFDRCFEAFWRFHAEDGQGLDGLVAAVQPFRQEEELDSGAIEAAREKQAQVALDDWDEGEAADDPPVEVPGLSDREALMDQDFSTFPAEQLDEVARLTVQIARRLARRVSRRRKPTRRGGVIDLRRSMRANLMKGEIIELRRRARRRRKVRLVLLCDVSGSMDLYSRFLLQFLYALQNVFGRVETFTFATRLTRVSDLLRGPSYKGALRRLTEVRDWSGGTRIGESIREFNQTWGRFVDRRTIVLVLSDGWDTGEPDVLAEEMLTLKRRAARVIWLNPLLGNPSYEPLTRGMAAALPLVDHFAAAHNLSSLRELAAHLRVR
- a CDS encoding XdhC/CoxI family protein yields the protein MSELFDHLDRLKSAEGKVALATLVNTRGTTPRKEGAKMLVGEGGRVLGSVTIGGCVDAQVIEESASVIAAHAPRLLELNLGDEEAWEIGLTCGGTIEVFVEPVNLQEPGGETLRLYERLRKHAEAGGRSALLTRLDAPNNGAKLLLLDTGERDGSLGAAGLDERAAGEAQGPIQSGKSSTLTVDGTRVFAEVFAPPSIMLIVGAGHVSMPLCSLARILGFKTVVVDGRPRFASRERFPDVDELKVGIPSELIRAIPLIPSTALVLVAHDYKYDLPVLRHALETPVGYIGLLGSSRRGKAILDLLREDGLSEDALGRVRVPIGLDLGAQTAPEIALAVLAEVLAVQRGASCLPISEKVRRGLK